From Cellulomonas oligotrophica, a single genomic window includes:
- a CDS encoding Dps family protein produces MTSTTDRPDVPVDVPTDLQNAENGFTASTRLGDHLQAVLADLVELANLGKQAHWNVVGPNFRDTHLHLDEIVEEAREHADVVAERMRALHFVPDGRTATVAQTTTVAPYPAGEVSTRQTVDLVTAAVERTVQTMRRVHDDVDQEDPTSADLLHAAIAELEKLAWMLAAENRTPDPVE; encoded by the coding sequence GTGACCAGCACCACCGACCGTCCCGACGTCCCCGTCGACGTGCCGACCGACCTGCAGAACGCCGAGAACGGCTTCACCGCCTCGACCCGGCTGGGCGACCACCTGCAGGCCGTGCTGGCCGACCTCGTCGAGCTGGCGAACCTGGGCAAGCAGGCGCACTGGAACGTGGTCGGCCCGAACTTCCGTGACACGCACCTGCACCTGGACGAGATCGTCGAGGAGGCGCGCGAGCACGCGGACGTGGTGGCCGAGCGCATGCGTGCCCTGCACTTCGTGCCCGACGGGCGCACCGCGACGGTCGCGCAGACCACGACGGTGGCGCCGTACCCGGCGGGGGAGGTGTCGACGCGGCAGACGGTGGACCTCGTGACGGCGGCGGTCGAGCGCACGGTGCAGACGATGCGGCGGGTGCACGACGACGTCGACCAGGAGGACCCGACGTCGGCCGACCTGCTGCACGCGGCGATCGCCGAGCTCGAGAAGCTCGCGTGGATGCTCGCCGCGGAGAACCGCACCCCCGACCCCGTCGAGTGA
- a CDS encoding DMT family transporter translates to MRPVLAVLLAAVCFGTTGTAQALGPDAPAFALGAARIAVGGLALGAVALVLARRRPPVVPVPVPAAARAAAVVVGALGVLAYQPAFFVGTARNGVAVGTVVALGAAPVITGLLAWALRRERPGASWMLATALATAGVAVLGLGGGGAAAVGAVDPVGVLASLGAGTAYAAYTLAGKALIDQGWDATSSMGAMFGAAGVVSVGVLAAGDTSWLADGLVTVLWLGLVTTTGAYVLFGYGLARLAAPTVATLTLAEPLTATVLGLAVLGERLSVASVLGLGVLAAGLVVLALGARRRAPLPAVAGTVA, encoded by the coding sequence GTGCGCCCCGTCCTCGCGGTCCTCCTCGCCGCCGTCTGCTTCGGCACGACCGGCACCGCCCAGGCCCTGGGCCCCGACGCGCCCGCCTTCGCGCTCGGCGCCGCCCGGATCGCGGTCGGCGGGCTCGCGCTCGGTGCCGTCGCGCTGGTCCTCGCCCGACGCCGGCCGCCGGTCGTCCCGGTGCCCGTCCCGGCGGCCGCCCGGGCGGCCGCGGTCGTCGTCGGTGCGCTCGGGGTGCTCGCGTACCAGCCCGCGTTCTTCGTCGGCACGGCCCGCAACGGCGTCGCCGTCGGCACCGTCGTCGCGCTCGGTGCGGCCCCCGTGATCACGGGGCTGCTCGCCTGGGCGCTGCGCCGCGAGCGTCCCGGGGCCTCGTGGATGCTCGCCACCGCGCTCGCCACCGCCGGGGTCGCGGTGCTCGGGCTCGGCGGGGGAGGGGCTGCCGCCGTGGGCGCGGTCGACCCCGTCGGGGTCCTCGCGTCGCTGGGCGCCGGCACCGCGTACGCCGCCTACACCCTCGCCGGCAAGGCGCTCATCGACCAGGGCTGGGACGCCACCAGCAGCATGGGGGCGATGTTCGGCGCGGCGGGCGTGGTGAGCGTAGGCGTGCTCGCCGCGGGGGACACGTCCTGGCTGGCCGACGGCCTGGTGACGGTGCTGTGGCTCGGGCTCGTCACCACCACCGGCGCCTACGTGCTCTTCGGCTACGGCCTGGCCCGGCTGGCGGCGCCGACCGTGGCCACGCTCACCCTCGCGGAGCCGCTCACGGCCACCGTCCTGGGCCTCGCGGTGCTCGGCGAGCGGCTGTCCGTGGCGTCGGTGCTCGGCCTGGGCGTCCTCGCCGCCGGGCTGGTGGTGCTCGCGCTGGGGGCGCGCCGCCGGGCTCCGCTGCCCGCCGTCGCCGGGACGGTCGCGTGA
- a CDS encoding 6-phosphofructokinase, with translation MARTTTRKVGILTAGGDSPGLNAAIRGFGKTAIGHYGMELFGFRDGITGLVENRYVELDGKALSGILTVGGTILGTSRDKVHRFPVDGEPQDMVPTVVENYRALGLDALIMLGGGGTAKNAKRLLDAGLNVVHLPKTIDNDIAETDTSFGFATATEIATDAVDRVHSTAHSHHRIILTEIMGHRAGWLTLAAGIAGGADIVLIPEIPYTVESVAETIKARTARGSSFSVIAVAEGARDVDDTSDYQAAQLLVKAAKTPEAKRAAKAHLAHVEDAQREHSFRLARELEAATGLESRVTILGYVQRGGTPCAADRLLATRLGAAAADLVARGEFGVMVAARGESTEAVPLEDVAGRVKLVPLDHAWIQAARQVGTGLGD, from the coding sequence ATGGCACGCACGACGACCCGCAAGGTGGGCATCCTCACCGCCGGCGGGGACAGCCCCGGCCTCAACGCGGCGATCCGCGGGTTCGGCAAGACCGCGATCGGGCACTACGGCATGGAGCTGTTCGGCTTCCGCGACGGCATCACCGGCCTGGTCGAGAACCGGTACGTCGAGCTCGACGGCAAGGCCCTGTCCGGCATCCTCACCGTCGGCGGCACGATCCTCGGCACGAGCCGGGACAAGGTGCACCGATTCCCGGTCGACGGCGAGCCGCAGGACATGGTGCCGACCGTCGTCGAGAACTACCGCGCGCTGGGCCTGGACGCCCTGATCATGCTGGGCGGCGGCGGCACGGCGAAGAACGCCAAGCGGCTGCTCGACGCCGGGCTCAACGTGGTGCACCTGCCCAAGACCATCGACAACGACATCGCCGAGACCGACACGTCGTTCGGCTTCGCGACCGCCACGGAGATCGCGACGGACGCGGTGGACCGGGTGCACTCCACGGCGCACAGCCACCACCGGATCATCCTCACGGAGATCATGGGGCACCGCGCCGGCTGGCTGACCCTGGCCGCGGGGATCGCCGGCGGCGCCGACATCGTGCTCATCCCCGAGATCCCGTACACGGTCGAGTCGGTGGCGGAGACGATCAAGGCCCGCACCGCGCGCGGCAGCTCGTTCTCCGTGATCGCCGTGGCCGAGGGCGCCCGCGACGTGGACGACACCTCCGACTACCAGGCCGCGCAGCTGCTGGTGAAGGCCGCCAAGACGCCCGAGGCCAAGCGCGCCGCCAAGGCGCACCTCGCGCACGTCGAGGACGCCCAGCGCGAGCACTCGTTCCGGCTCGCCCGCGAGCTCGAGGCCGCCACCGGCCTGGAGTCGCGCGTGACGATCCTCGGCTACGTGCAGCGCGGCGGCACCCCCTGCGCCGCCGACCGCCTGCTCGCCACCCGCCTGGGCGCGGCCGCCGCCGACCTGGTCGCCCGCGGGGAGTTCGGCGTCATGGTCGCCGCCCGGGGCGAGAGCACCGAGGCCGTGCCGCTCGAGGACGTCGCCGGCAGGGTCAAGCTCGTCCCCCTGGACCACGCGTGGATCCAGGCCGCCCGGCAGGTCGGCACGGGCCTGGGCGACTGA
- a CDS encoding non-reducing end alpha-L-arabinofuranosidase family hydrolase, translating to MSSAGSRSRPPRFHAGRVSRRFVAAVAVTTVAVVGAVGLVRAQDASAATVDTSASYVLVNRASGKALDVYNLATNDGAKIVQWSRNDGAQQQWQFVDSGGGYYRLKSRLSGKVLDVLNFSTANGAAITQYTDRNQTNQQFRLVDTSNGYVTLQNRNSGKALEVQGASTADGGAVVQYDSWGGTNQQWQLVRVGTATSPAPTPSPSASASAPTATGSLPSSFRWSSSGVLAGPKPDATHPAVAVKDFSVIRYQDKWHVYATTASSKGWGLVHYAFSDWSQASSATHTYLDRSGIGAGYRAAPQVFYFAPQDLWYMVYQTGPPTYSTTKNPADPLSWSAPKKFIANEPAIVSQNKGNGTWIDFWNICDAQSCYLFFSDDNGHTYRAQTTLANFPNGFGNVQIIMTDKPNNNFEGANVYKVAGKNQYLMIVEAIGSTGRRYFRSWTATSLTGAWTPLAATESNPFAGRANVTFPEGTWTQDISHGELVRSGNDQTLPISPCRLQYVYQGQSPSASGDYLLLPWRMGLLTQTNSTC from the coding sequence ATGAGTTCAGCAGGGAGCAGGTCCCGCCCGCCGCGGTTCCACGCGGGCCGCGTGTCGCGGCGGTTCGTGGCCGCGGTGGCGGTGACGACGGTGGCGGTCGTGGGCGCCGTGGGGCTCGTGCGGGCGCAGGACGCCTCGGCCGCCACGGTCGACACGTCCGCGTCGTACGTGCTGGTCAACCGGGCCAGCGGCAAGGCCCTCGACGTGTACAACCTGGCGACGAACGACGGCGCCAAGATCGTGCAGTGGTCGCGCAACGACGGCGCGCAGCAGCAGTGGCAGTTCGTGGACTCCGGCGGCGGCTACTACCGGCTGAAGTCGCGGCTGTCGGGCAAGGTCCTCGACGTCCTGAACTTCTCGACCGCCAACGGCGCCGCGATCACCCAGTACACGGACCGCAACCAGACCAACCAGCAGTTCCGGCTGGTCGACACGAGCAACGGCTACGTGACGCTGCAGAACCGGAACTCCGGCAAGGCGCTGGAGGTCCAGGGCGCGTCGACCGCCGACGGCGGCGCGGTCGTGCAGTACGACAGCTGGGGCGGCACCAACCAGCAGTGGCAGCTCGTCCGCGTCGGCACGGCAACGAGCCCGGCCCCGACGCCGTCCCCGTCGGCCTCGGCCTCCGCGCCGACGGCCACCGGCTCGCTCCCGTCGAGCTTCCGCTGGAGCTCCAGCGGCGTCCTCGCGGGCCCGAAGCCCGACGCCACCCACCCCGCGGTCGCGGTCAAGGACTTCTCCGTGATCCGCTACCAGGACAAGTGGCACGTCTACGCCACGACGGCCAGCAGCAAGGGCTGGGGACTGGTGCACTACGCGTTCAGCGACTGGTCGCAGGCGTCGTCCGCGACGCACACGTACCTGGACCGCTCGGGCATCGGGGCCGGCTACCGCGCCGCTCCCCAGGTGTTCTACTTCGCGCCGCAGGACCTGTGGTACATGGTCTACCAGACCGGTCCGCCGACCTACTCCACGACGAAGAACCCCGCCGACCCGCTGTCGTGGTCCGCGCCGAAGAAGTTCATCGCCAACGAGCCCGCGATCGTGTCGCAGAACAAGGGCAACGGCACGTGGATCGACTTCTGGAACATCTGCGACGCGCAGAGCTGCTACCTGTTCTTCAGCGACGACAACGGCCACACGTACCGGGCCCAGACGACGCTGGCGAACTTCCCGAACGGCTTCGGCAACGTCCAGATCATCATGACCGACAAGCCGAACAACAACTTCGAGGGCGCCAACGTCTACAAGGTCGCCGGGAAGAACCAGTACCTGATGATCGTGGAGGCGATCGGCTCCACCGGCCGCCGCTACTTCCGGTCCTGGACGGCGACGAGTCTGACGGGCGCGTGGACACCGCTCGCGGCCACGGAGTCCAACCCGTTCGCGGGCCGCGCCAACGTGACCTTCCCCGAGGGCACGTGGACGCAGGACATCAGCCACGGCGAGCTCGTGCGGTCCGGCAACGACCAGACGCTGCCGATCAGCCCGTGCCGGCTGCAGTACGTCTACCAGGGGCAGAGCCCGTCCGCCTCGGGCGACTACCTGCTCCTGCCCTGGCGGATGGGTCTGCTCACGCAGACGAACTCCACCTGCTGA
- a CDS encoding TIGR03086 family metal-binding protein — protein MTGTAPAPTPQAVRAAYADRSAGLQAVLDAVRPAAWDAPSPCDGWTGRDVVAHVLDTQRDFLAGHGVDLGPRPDLDDPAAAWRAHAAAVQELLADPAFAERGYDGFTGPTTLGATLHLFYGFDMVAHRWDVAAADGRSHVFTDADLDVLEGMVTAMGEHLYGEGVCAAPLDVPADADRQTRALAALGRRATVPA, from the coding sequence ATGACCGGAACCGCACCCGCCCCCACGCCGCAGGCCGTCCGCGCCGCGTACGCCGACCGCTCCGCCGGTCTGCAGGCCGTGCTCGACGCCGTGCGACCCGCCGCCTGGGACGCCCCGTCCCCGTGCGACGGCTGGACCGGGCGCGACGTCGTCGCGCACGTCCTCGACACCCAGCGCGACTTCCTCGCCGGTCACGGCGTCGACCTCGGGCCCCGGCCGGACCTCGACGACCCGGCGGCCGCGTGGCGCGCGCACGCCGCGGCCGTGCAGGAGCTGCTCGCCGACCCGGCGTTCGCCGAGCGCGGCTACGACGGCTTCACCGGCCCCACGACCCTCGGCGCCACGCTGCACCTCTTCTACGGCTTCGACATGGTCGCGCACCGGTGGGACGTGGCCGCCGCCGACGGCCGGTCGCACGTCTTCACCGACGCGGACCTCGACGTCCTCGAGGGCATGGTGACGGCGATGGGCGAGCACCTGTACGGCGAGGGCGTGTGCGCCGCGCCGCTCGACGTCCCCGCGGACGCCGACCGCCAGACCCGCGCGCTGGCCGCGCTCGGCCGGCGCGCCACGGTTCCCGCCTGA
- a CDS encoding helix-turn-helix domain-containing protein encodes MNEPDTATARRHDDVERAHLVDPADRTYRIGRWSPDDDLRDLVRRYWVPTWSVPAGQEAEQRVLQHPACLLVVADSYARLYGVTPGLSTTTLRGTGWAVGVMLRPAAGALLLGGPLTAWAGRHAPLVDALAATAPRPELEACVADVRATMTPDPTDPVHQHAATDLVGDLLRRWLPVDDEGLLVNAVVATVEDDPGIVRVAQLCERFGTAERTLQRLVRRRLGITPRWLVQRRRLHEAAGALRERTTTLADVAARLGYADEAHLSRDFRRVTGMTPGAFSARFGGRT; translated from the coding sequence TTGAACGAACCCGACACGGCGACGGCCCGGCGGCACGACGACGTCGAGCGCGCGCACCTCGTCGACCCCGCGGACCGCACGTACCGGATCGGCCGGTGGTCCCCCGACGACGACCTGCGCGACCTCGTGCGCCGCTACTGGGTGCCGACCTGGTCGGTGCCCGCGGGGCAGGAGGCCGAGCAGCGGGTCCTGCAGCACCCCGCGTGCCTGCTCGTCGTGGCGGACTCGTACGCGCGGCTGTACGGCGTGACGCCCGGGCTCTCGACGACGACGCTGCGCGGCACGGGGTGGGCGGTCGGCGTGATGCTGCGGCCCGCGGCGGGCGCGCTGCTGCTCGGCGGCCCCCTGACCGCGTGGGCCGGGCGGCACGCGCCGCTCGTGGACGCGCTGGCCGCGACCGCCCCGCGTCCCGAGCTCGAGGCGTGCGTCGCCGACGTGCGGGCCACGATGACGCCCGACCCGACCGACCCCGTGCACCAGCACGCGGCGACGGACCTGGTCGGGGACCTGCTGCGCCGGTGGCTGCCGGTCGACGACGAGGGCCTGCTCGTCAACGCCGTGGTCGCTACGGTCGAGGACGACCCGGGGATCGTCCGGGTCGCGCAGCTGTGCGAGCGGTTCGGCACGGCGGAGCGCACGCTCCAGCGCCTCGTCCGCCGCCGCCTGGGCATCACGCCGCGGTGGCTCGTGCAGCGTCGCCGCCTGCACGAGGCGGCCGGCGCGCTGCGCGAGCGCACCACGACGCTCGCCGACGTCGCGGCCCGGCTGGGCTACGCGGACGAGGCGCACCTCTCGCGGGACTTCCGCCGGGTCACGGGCATGACGCCGGGCGCCTTCTCCGCGCGGTTCGGCGGGCGCACCTGA
- a CDS encoding AI-2E family transporter, which produces MTPQDDPQPRPAAEPTDRPATPGATGTAVDDAPAPAPMIGAPAAPGDEGTRPLQHDARRPPRWWGKGLAMAVAAVFVGVWAWGAVAALQGLLVNLLIAAFIALALEPIVVWLVRHGWRRGAAAAVALLGGLVAVVVVLALFGNLFVQQLVQLIRNVPDAYASVQGMVRDRFGVEVPRVEDLLQQAAEEWGSEVAGQALAIGSSVLGAVFASLTIGLVTYYLLAAGPRFRASICRWLTPNRQQEVLRLWEITQVKVSDFINTRIVLAAISTVATFAFLAVLGTPYSVPLAVFVGLTSQFVPTIGTYLGGALPIVVALTSQGVPQAVAVLVFIVAYQQVENLWLSPKISARALEMNPAVSFVVVLAFGAVFGALGAFLALPVAATIQAVANTYVQRHELVQSHMFQDPVGDGPPRERGDAGKARAAADEVERRRTDEQR; this is translated from the coding sequence GTGACGCCGCAGGACGACCCCCAGCCCCGACCGGCCGCCGAGCCGACCGACCGGCCGGCCACCCCGGGCGCGACGGGCACCGCCGTCGACGACGCCCCGGCACCCGCCCCGATGATCGGCGCCCCCGCCGCACCGGGCGACGAGGGGACCCGTCCCCTGCAGCACGACGCCCGCCGCCCGCCGCGCTGGTGGGGCAAGGGGCTGGCCATGGCCGTCGCGGCCGTGTTCGTCGGCGTGTGGGCGTGGGGCGCGGTCGCCGCGCTGCAGGGCCTGCTCGTCAACCTGCTCATCGCCGCGTTCATCGCCCTCGCGCTCGAGCCGATCGTCGTCTGGCTGGTCCGGCACGGCTGGAGGCGCGGGGCGGCCGCGGCCGTCGCGCTGCTCGGCGGCCTCGTCGCCGTCGTCGTGGTGCTCGCACTGTTCGGCAACCTGTTCGTGCAGCAGCTCGTCCAGCTCATCCGCAACGTCCCCGACGCGTACGCGAGCGTGCAGGGGATGGTGCGCGACCGGTTCGGCGTCGAGGTGCCGCGCGTCGAGGACCTGCTGCAGCAGGCCGCCGAGGAGTGGGGGTCCGAGGTCGCCGGCCAGGCGCTGGCCATCGGGTCGAGCGTGCTGGGCGCCGTCTTCGCGTCGCTGACCATCGGCCTGGTCACGTACTACCTGCTGGCCGCGGGGCCGCGGTTCCGGGCGTCGATCTGCCGCTGGCTCACCCCGAACCGGCAGCAGGAGGTGCTGCGGCTGTGGGAGATCACGCAGGTCAAGGTCTCCGACTTCATCAACACCCGCATCGTCCTGGCCGCGATCTCGACGGTCGCGACGTTCGCATTCCTCGCCGTGCTCGGCACCCCGTACTCCGTGCCGCTCGCGGTCTTCGTCGGTCTGACCTCGCAGTTCGTGCCCACGATCGGCACGTACCTCGGTGGCGCGCTGCCCATCGTCGTGGCGCTGACCTCGCAGGGCGTGCCGCAGGCGGTGGCCGTCCTGGTCTTCATCGTCGCGTACCAGCAGGTCGAGAACCTGTGGCTGTCGCCGAAGATCTCCGCGCGGGCCCTGGAGATGAACCCGGCGGTGTCGTTCGTCGTCGTGCTCGCCTTCGGCGCCGTGTTCGGTGCGCTCGGCGCGTTCCTGGCCCTGCCGGTCGCGGCGACGATCCAGGCCGTCGCCAACACCTACGTCCAGCGGCACGAGCTGGTCCAGTCCCACATGTTCCAGGACCCCGTGGGTGACGGGCCGCCGCGCGAGCGCGGTGATGCCGGCAAGGCGCGTGCCGCGGCCGACGAGGTCGAGCGTCGCCGCACGGACGAGCAGCGCTGA
- a CDS encoding LysE family transporter: MPDLAPAVLAGLLAGWAIAVPVGAVSVMIVLLGARHGWRTGCAGGLGAAVVDGAYATVAVVAGAALAPVLVQAGDAVRWVAAAVLVVVAALLLRSPAADAADPSTPADGAPAAPGAAPSAGVATRAMTPARAFWLVLGATVVNPTTVVYFVALTTGSAATTLTTGGQRAAFAVGALVASAAWQLVLGTAGGWGGGLLTGPRGRRWTGLVGAAVVLVLAVRTALG, from the coding sequence GTGCCCGATCTCGCCCCCGCCGTCCTTGCCGGGCTGCTCGCCGGATGGGCGATCGCCGTGCCCGTCGGCGCCGTCAGCGTGATGATCGTGCTGCTCGGCGCGCGGCACGGGTGGCGCACGGGGTGCGCGGGCGGGCTCGGGGCCGCGGTCGTCGACGGCGCGTACGCGACCGTCGCGGTGGTGGCCGGCGCCGCGCTGGCCCCGGTGCTGGTGCAGGCCGGTGACGCCGTCCGGTGGGTCGCGGCGGCCGTCCTCGTCGTCGTGGCGGCGCTGCTCCTGCGCTCCCCCGCAGCCGACGCCGCCGACCCGTCCACCCCGGCGGACGGCGCACCCGCCGCACCGGGCGCCGCCCCCTCGGCCGGCGTCGCGACCCGCGCCATGACGCCGGCGCGGGCGTTCTGGCTCGTCCTGGGCGCGACGGTCGTCAACCCCACGACGGTCGTCTACTTCGTGGCCCTGACCACGGGGTCGGCGGCGACGACGCTGACGACGGGTGGGCAGCGCGCGGCGTTCGCCGTCGGCGCCCTGGTCGCGTCGGCGGCGTGGCAGCTCGTGCTCGGCACGGCCGGCGGATGGGGCGGCGGTCTGCTGACAGGGCCCCGCGGGCGGCGGTGGACGGGCCTCGTGGGTGCGGCCGTGGTCCTGGTGCTCGCCGTCCGGACCGCGCTGGGCTGA
- a CDS encoding GNAT family N-acetyltransferase, translating to MSSPAGHEPVVVRDATTADAAACAAIYAPYVEGTTVSFEVEPPGVEEMARRLEAALATHAFLVVEVDGATVGYAYAGPYAARSAYRWACETSVYLAPAARGRGIGRLLYTALLDRLTERGFRQVVAGYTLPNPASAGLHASLGFEPAGTFRAVGWKLGAWRDVTKVQRALGPGAGVPPADAS from the coding sequence ATGAGCAGCCCCGCAGGCCACGAGCCCGTCGTGGTGCGCGACGCCACGACCGCCGACGCGGCCGCGTGCGCCGCGATCTACGCGCCGTACGTCGAGGGCACGACCGTGTCGTTCGAGGTCGAGCCACCGGGCGTCGAGGAGATGGCCCGGCGCCTGGAGGCGGCGCTCGCGACCCACGCGTTCCTCGTCGTGGAGGTCGACGGCGCGACGGTCGGCTACGCGTACGCGGGCCCGTACGCGGCGCGCTCGGCGTACCGCTGGGCGTGCGAGACCAGCGTGTACCTCGCCCCCGCGGCCCGCGGGCGCGGGATCGGCCGGCTGCTGTACACGGCGCTGCTGGACCGCCTGACCGAGCGGGGCTTCCGGCAGGTCGTCGCGGGGTACACGCTGCCGAACCCCGCGAGCGCGGGACTGCACGCGTCGCTGGGCTTCGAGCCGGCGGGCACGTTCCGGGCGGTGGGCTGGAAGCTCGGGGCGTGGCGGGACGTGACGAAGGTGCAGCGTGCGCTGGGCCCCGGTGCGGGGGTGCCGCCGGCGGACGCCTCCTGA
- a CDS encoding GntR family transcriptional regulator, translating to MSAGRATSARAVAEAVRADVLAGRLAPGTPLREEALAAAHGVSRHTVRSALAVLVAERLVTYEEFRGARVARLDDDDVRALQDLRAALECEAVRLLAARHPDGWPSTVTQVLGAAVDALGATDPDDWPAVERAHAQVHVALVEAAGSPRITQAYQALTAEMHLLLLHARRHYDVPALVAEHAAYLADVQRRGPAAVREHLTHLAALLRTGR from the coding sequence GTGAGCGCCGGGCGCGCCACGTCGGCCCGCGCGGTCGCCGAGGCCGTCCGTGCCGACGTGCTGGCCGGCCGCCTCGCGCCCGGCACGCCGCTGCGCGAGGAGGCGCTCGCCGCCGCGCACGGGGTCTCCCGGCACACGGTGCGGTCCGCGCTGGCGGTGCTCGTCGCGGAGCGCCTGGTCACCTACGAGGAGTTCCGCGGTGCCCGCGTCGCCCGGCTCGACGACGACGACGTGCGCGCCCTGCAGGACCTGCGGGCCGCGCTCGAGTGCGAGGCCGTGCGGCTGCTCGCCGCCCGGCACCCGGACGGCTGGCCGTCGACCGTGACGCAGGTGCTGGGCGCGGCGGTCGACGCGCTCGGCGCGACGGACCCCGACGACTGGCCCGCCGTCGAGCGCGCCCACGCCCAGGTGCACGTCGCGCTGGTCGAGGCCGCGGGCTCGCCGCGGATCACCCAGGCGTACCAGGCGCTCACCGCCGAGATGCACCTGCTCCTGCTGCACGCGCGCCGCCACTACGACGTGCCGGCGCTGGTCGCCGAGCACGCCGCGTACCTCGCCGACGTCCAGCGCCGAGGGCCGGCGGCCGTGCGCGAGCACCTCACGCACCTGGCGGCGCTGCTGCGCACCGGCCGCTGA
- a CDS encoding ArsR/SmtB family transcription factor yields the protein MSDAARTLQTSDPAVLRALAHPLRVEILELLDDDGELTASDVAARTGQTVANCSFHLRQLEKAGYVERATPRGRQKPWRAAHAQRRMQADVQDPASVAGVAAVAALVVQREAARLVDHFAHPEDYDADWVSATTLTTARFWATRDELAELCRAVETLTERFAGRSDDPALRPPGARPARLFAAAHPEHG from the coding sequence GTGAGCGACGCCGCCCGCACCCTGCAGACCTCCGACCCCGCGGTGCTCCGCGCGCTCGCCCACCCGCTGCGCGTCGAGATCCTCGAGCTGCTCGACGACGACGGCGAGCTCACGGCCAGCGACGTCGCCGCCCGCACCGGGCAGACCGTCGCCAACTGCTCGTTCCACCTGCGCCAGCTCGAGAAGGCCGGCTACGTCGAGCGCGCGACACCCCGGGGGCGCCAGAAGCCGTGGCGCGCCGCGCACGCCCAGCGCCGCATGCAGGCCGACGTGCAGGACCCCGCCTCGGTGGCCGGCGTCGCCGCCGTCGCGGCGCTCGTCGTCCAGCGCGAGGCCGCCCGCCTCGTCGACCACTTCGCGCACCCCGAGGACTACGACGCCGACTGGGTCAGCGCGACCACCCTCACCACAGCCCGGTTCTGGGCCACCCGGGACGAGCTCGCGGAGCTGTGCCGGGCCGTCGAGACCCTCACCGAACGCTTCGCCGGCCGGTCCGACGACCCCGCGCTCCGCCCGCCCGGCGCCCGCCCGGCCCGCCTGTTCGCCGCCGCCCACCCCGAGCACGGCTGA